From the Neoarius graeffei isolate fNeoGra1 chromosome 1, fNeoGra1.pri, whole genome shotgun sequence genome, one window contains:
- the LOC132876296 gene encoding ankyrin repeat domain-containing protein 9-like has product MDDTYKESRFLSLLFYQAVRDHKPVWMLEDMRNREIFHWEEDTRHQTYTPSEALLYAIVHDHRAYAQYLLNQFSDGALAMPGDSFCCCPSSAPHLTMAVHYDRKAIMALILQVAHTMPTLCSYMNRGGCKHLENGKTPLHLACELSHAATIVMLLGHGASPQAEDHDGMTPLDLVLKQLWTTKVNTGARMLCLESLLMFMPELRFNMKSSLEKDPQRWSKVLGEEMFNYLITKIPGTIFLMAMQKVLSQLPPKEFPKSLDKLPIPTFLKPIT; this is encoded by the coding sequence ATGGATGACACATATAAGGAGAGCAGATTCCTCTCTTTACTTTTTTACCAAGCTGTTCGGGACCATAAACCTGTATGGATGTTGGAGGACATGCGCAACAGGGAGATATTTCACTGGGAAGAAGACACCCGGCACCAGACATACACTCCTTCTGAAGCACTTCTGTATGCTATCGTGCATGACCACCGAGCTTACGCACAATATTTGCTGAATCAGTTCTCAGACGGGGCTCTTGCAATGCCAGGCGACTCTTTCTGCTGCTGTCCATCATCTGCGCCACACTTGACCATGGCTGTCCACTATGACAGGAAGGCCATTATGGCTCTCATCCTTCAGGTGGCACATACAATGCCCACTCTGTGTTCATACATGAACCGAGGTGGTTGCAAACATCTGGAGAATGGCAAAACTCCACTCCATCTGGCATGTGAACTGTCGCATGCAGCAACCATCGTAATGTTATTGGGACATGGTGCTTCACCACAAGCTGAGGACCACGATGGTATGACACCACTGGATCTCGTCCTCAAGCAGCTCTGGACCACCAAAGTGAACACAGGTGCCAGAATGTTGTGCCTTGAGAGCTTGCTCATGTTCATGCCTGAGTTGCGGTTCAACATGAAGAGCTCACTGGAAAAAGATCCACAGCGCTGGTCCAAAGTACTGGGAGAGGAGATGTTTAACTATCTAATCACAAAAATTCCAGGAACAATCTTTCTTATGGCTATGCAAAAAGTCCTGTCTCAATTGCCTCCGAAAGAATTTCCAAAAAGTCTGGACAAACTGCccattccaacttttctgaaacccaTCACATAG
- the LOC132876453 gene encoding ankyrin repeat domain-containing protein 9-like, with protein sequence MDDTYKESRFLSLLFYQVVRDHKPVWMLEDMRNREIFHWEEDTRHQTYTPSEALLYAIVHDHRAYAQYLLNQFSDGALAMPGDSFCCCPSSAPHLTMAVRYDKKDIMALILQVAHTMPTLRSYMNRGGCKHLENGKTPLHLACELSHAAAIVMLLGHGASPQAEDHDGMTPLDLVLKQLRTTKANTGARMLCLESLFMFMPELRFNMKSSLEKDPQRWSKVLGEEMFNYLIAKIPGTLFLMAMQKVLSQLPPKEFPKSLDKLPIPTFLKPIT encoded by the coding sequence ATGGATGACACATATAAGGAGAGCAGATTCCTCTCTTTACTTTTTTACCAAGTTGTTCGGGACCATAAACCTGTATGGATGTTGGAGGACATGCGCAACAGGGAGATATTTCACTGGGAAGAAGACACCCGGCACCAGACATACACTCCTTCTGAAGCACTTCTGTATGCCATCGTGCATGACCACCGAGCTTACGCACAATATTTGCTGAATCAGTTCTCAGACGGGGCTCTTGCAATGCCAGGCGACTCTTTCTGCTGCTGTCCATCATCTGCTCCACACTTGACCATGGCTGTCCGCTACGACAAGAAGGACATCATGGCTCTCATCCTTCAGGTGGCACATACAATGCCCACTCTGCGCTCATACATGAACCGAGGTGGTTGCAAACATCTGGAGAATGGCAAAACTCCACTCCATCTGGCATGTGAACTGTCGCATGCAGCAGCCATCGTAATGTTATTGGGACATGGTGCTTCACCACAAGCTGAGGACCACGATGGTATGACACCACTGGATCTCGTCCTCAAGCAGCTCCGGACCACCAAAGCGAACACAGGTGCCAGAATGTTGTGCCTTGAGAGCTTGTTCATGTTCATGCCTGAGTTGCGATTCAACATGAAGAGCTCACTGGAAAAGGATCCACAGCGCTGGTCCAAAGTACTGGGAGAGGAGATGTTTAACTATCTAATCGCAAAAATTCCAGGAACACTCTTTCTTATGGCTATGCAAAAAGTCCTGTCTCAATTACCTCCGAAAGAATTTCCAAAAAGTCTGGACAAACTGCccattccaacttttctgaaacccaTCACATAG